From Pseudomonas sp. stari2:
ACCTTCGGTGCTGCTGAGGAATTTGTCTTCATCCCACAAGAACAGCTCCGCCAGCTCGGCGTTGTCCAGATTGTGCCGTGGCTTGAAGTCGCTTTCGCCGGACGGGCGGGCGAAGCGGTTCCACGGGCAGCAGATCTGACAGTCGTCGCAGCCGAACACCCGGTTGCCGATCAGCGGTCGCAGGTCTTCGGGGATCGCGTTCTTCAGTTCGATGGTCAGGTAGGAAATGCAGCGCCGCGCGTCCAGCACATATGGGCCGACGAAGGCGTTGGTCGGGCAGATGTCGAGGCACGCGGTGCAGCGTCCGCAATGTTCGGTGCTGTGGGGTTCATCCACTGGCAGCGGCAGGTCGACGAACAGTTCGCTGAGAAAGAAGTAACTGCCAGCCTTGCGGTTCAGCACCAGGGTGTTTTTGCCGATCCAGCCCAGCCCGGCCTGTTCGGCGATGGCTTTTTCCAGCACCGGGGCGCTGTCGACGAAGGCGCGGAAGCCGAACGGGCCGATTTCGGACTGAATCTTGTCTGCCAGTTGTTGAACGCGTTTACGGATCAACTTGTGATAATCGCGGCCCAAGGCATAACGCGAGATGTAGGCTTTTTCCGGTTTCGCCAGCAATTGCGCCATTTGCGTGTCGCCCGGCAGATAGTCCATGCGCAGGGACACCACGCGCAAGGTGCCCGGCACCAGCTCCTCGGGGTGCGAGCGTTTGCTGCCGTGGGCGCCCATGTAATCCATTTCACCGTGGTAGCCGGCCTCGAGCCAGCGTTGCAGGTGCTGCTCGTGCTCGGCCAGGTCCAGACCGCTGATGCCGACTTGCTGGAAGCCCAGCTCGCGGCCCCAGTCCTTGATGGATTGGGCGAGGGCGGGAAGATCTGTGGTGATGGCGGACATGAGGCGAGAGAAACCGGAGCTGAGGTGCGTATAATTCTGCCAGACATCGGAGCCCGAAGACGCATGCCGCACACTAAAGATCAATTACCCGACGCGCTGTACCGCGCCGCGCAGGTGCGGGCCCTCGACGCACGGCTGATTGCCGCCGGCACGCCGGGCTTCGAATTGATGCAGCGTGCCGCCCATGCCACCTGGCGTGCACTGGTGCGCCAATGGCCTTCGGCGAGCGAATTGACCGTGCTGGCCGGGCACGGCAACAACGCTGGCGATGGTTATCTGGTGGCTGCTCTGGCCCGGCGTGCGGGGTGGGCGGTGCAGGTGCTGGCTGTCGGCGATCCGCAACGCTTGCAGGGTGATGCGGCCCTGGCGCATGCCGAAGCAGTGGCTGAAGGCGTTGCGATTGCTGCTTGGAATGTTTCCAGTGAATTGCGCGGAATTCTTGTCGACGCGTTGCTTGGCACTGGTCTGAGCGGTGATGTGCGCGAGCCGTATGCGTCTGCCATCGCAGCCATCAATGCCAGCGGTCTGCCGGTGGTGGCGGTCGATATCCCTTCCGGTTTGTGTGCCGATACCGGCCATGTGCTGGGGCAGGCGGTGTGTGCCGATCTCACGGTGACCTTCATCGGACTCAAGCTTGGCCTGTTTACCGGGGACGCGGCGGACCATGTCGGCAACCTGCTGTTCAACGATCTGCAAGCGACGGCCGAAACTTACAGTGACATTGCCGTCGCCGCTCGCCGGCTCGATGCCGGTAATCTGCCGCGCCTGCCTGCCCGTGCACCGGCTGCGCACAAGGGGCGTTTCGGCCATGTCCTGTTGATCGGTGGCGATCACGGTTTTGGCGGGGCGATTCTGCTTAGTACCGAAAGCGCCTTGCGTAGCGGGGCGGGGATGGTGTCGCTGGCGACCCGCCCGGAACACGTTCCGGCAGCGTTGAACCGGGTGCCGGAAGCCATGGCGTTGGGCACCTCGTCGGCCAATCAACTGATGACGCTGCTGGAAAAGGTGTCCGTATTGGTGGTCGGTCCGGGGCTTGGACAGGCGAGTTGGGGCAGGGCGCTGCTGTCGGTCGCCGCCAATGTATCGCTGCCGCAGGTGTGGGATGCCGATGCATTGAATCTGCTGGCCTCCGGCTTCGCCAGTTTGCCCAGGGATTGCGTGATCACGCCGCATCCGGGTGAAGCGGCGCGTTTGCTGGGGATCAGCACCGCCGAGGTACAGGCCGATCGTCCTGCGGCTGTACTGGCGTTGAGCAAAAAATATACAGCGGTGGTGGTGCTCAAGGGCGCGGGCAGCCTGATTGCCCATCCCGACGGGCGTCTGGCGTTGTGTCATCAAGGCCATCCGGCGATGGCCACTGCGGGTCTCGGTGATGTA
This genomic window contains:
- the queG gene encoding tRNA epoxyqueuosine(34) reductase QueG, translating into MSAITTDLPALAQSIKDWGRELGFQQVGISGLDLAEHEQHLQRWLEAGYHGEMDYMGAHGSKRSHPEELVPGTLRVVSLRMDYLPGDTQMAQLLAKPEKAYISRYALGRDYHKLIRKRVQQLADKIQSEIGPFGFRAFVDSAPVLEKAIAEQAGLGWIGKNTLVLNRKAGSYFFLSELFVDLPLPVDEPHSTEHCGRCTACLDICPTNAFVGPYVLDARRCISYLTIELKNAIPEDLRPLIGNRVFGCDDCQICCPWNRFARPSGESDFKPRHNLDNAELAELFLWDEDKFLSSTEGSPLRRAGYERWLRNLAVGLGNAPSSIPVLEALKARRDYPSELVREHVEWALKQHADRQCSSL
- a CDS encoding NAD(P)H-hydrate dehydratase, encoding MPHTKDQLPDALYRAAQVRALDARLIAAGTPGFELMQRAAHATWRALVRQWPSASELTVLAGHGNNAGDGYLVAALARRAGWAVQVLAVGDPQRLQGDAALAHAEAVAEGVAIAAWNVSSELRGILVDALLGTGLSGDVREPYASAIAAINASGLPVVAVDIPSGLCADTGHVLGQAVCADLTVTFIGLKLGLFTGDAADHVGNLLFNDLQATAETYSDIAVAARRLDAGNLPRLPARAPAAHKGRFGHVLLIGGDHGFGGAILLSTESALRSGAGMVSLATRPEHVPAALNRVPEAMALGTSSANQLMTLLEKVSVLVVGPGLGQASWGRALLSVAANVSLPQVWDADALNLLASGFASLPRDCVITPHPGEAARLLGISTAEVQADRPAAVLALSKKYTAVVVLKGAGSLIAHPDGRLALCHQGHPAMATAGLGDVLAGLVGALLAQGADAFDAACLAVWLHANAGAQQGKFGRGLAASDLIPAIRQLLEEHAPCLK